The following proteins come from a genomic window of Nocardiopsis sp. YSL2:
- a CDS encoding sensor histidine kinase, translating to MPSQSARRDAVVDALFGFAVFAVVAIAVGADVSDRGGLPLGYALAGVLGALMLVRRRWPVTVLIATSVLIVANYVVDLPTIGLAVPAAAALYSAAERGRPYWAVGTAAALVLVSTAGRLGEGQDPGYLLGYELASTVAVMGAAIALGNVQWQRARAERQRVRIALLDGQAREAEAAELMALERTRIARDLHDAVGHHLSVVALHAAVAAEALDDAPADVSAARTELTHVTQASRAGLSELRATVRALRDTEPGEERVASLAHLEELVGSVRAAGVDVRVVGVPGAGELSGMVDSTAYRIVQEALTNTLRHARAARAEVVFDRHDGELEVAVTDDGAAAATAGTSGSGLAGMRERVRLVGGTVEAGPRPEGGFGVRARLPTGGAR from the coding sequence ATGCCAAGCCAGTCCGCACGCCGGGACGCCGTGGTCGACGCCCTGTTCGGGTTCGCCGTCTTCGCCGTGGTGGCCATCGCGGTCGGCGCCGACGTCAGTGACAGGGGCGGCCTCCCCCTCGGGTACGCGCTCGCGGGGGTTCTCGGCGCGCTCATGCTGGTCCGCCGCCGGTGGCCGGTCACCGTCCTGATCGCCACGTCCGTGCTCATCGTCGCGAACTACGTCGTCGACCTGCCGACGATCGGCCTGGCCGTCCCCGCGGCGGCCGCCCTGTACTCGGCCGCCGAGCGGGGCCGCCCGTACTGGGCGGTGGGAACGGCCGCGGCCCTGGTACTGGTGTCCACCGCCGGGCGGCTGGGGGAGGGGCAGGACCCCGGCTACCTCCTGGGCTACGAACTGGCCTCCACGGTGGCGGTCATGGGCGCCGCCATCGCCCTGGGCAACGTGCAGTGGCAGCGCGCCCGGGCCGAGCGGCAGCGGGTCCGCATCGCGCTCCTGGACGGGCAGGCGCGCGAGGCCGAGGCCGCGGAGCTGATGGCGCTCGAACGCACCAGGATCGCCCGCGACCTGCACGACGCGGTCGGCCACCACCTGTCGGTCGTGGCTCTGCACGCGGCGGTCGCGGCCGAGGCGCTCGACGACGCGCCCGCCGACGTGTCGGCGGCACGAACGGAGCTCACACACGTCACACAGGCCTCACGAGCGGGCCTGAGCGAGCTGCGGGCCACCGTACGCGCCCTGAGGGACACCGAACCGGGGGAGGAGCGCGTCGCCTCGCTCGCGCACCTGGAGGAGCTCGTGGGCTCCGTGCGCGCGGCCGGCGTGGACGTACGCGTCGTAGGGGTGCCCGGGGCGGGGGAGCTGTCCGGGATGGTGGACTCCACGGCCTACCGGATCGTGCAGGAGGCGCTGACGAACACGCTGCGGCACGCGCGCGCGGCACGGGCGGAGGTGGTGTTCGACCGGCACGACGGGGAACTGGAGGTGGCGGTGACCGACGACGGGGCCGCCGCGGCGACGGCCGGAACGAGTGGAAGCGGGCTCGCGGGGATGAGGGAACGGGTGCGACTGGTGGGCGGAACGGTGGAGGCGGGGCCGCGGCCGGAGGGCGGTTTCGGCGTACGGGCACGCCTGCCGACGGGAGGCGCCCGATGA
- a CDS encoding response regulator transcription factor, producing MIGVLLVDDQPLVRAGVRSLLERDGDIEVVGESAEGRTALADMDRLRPDVVLLDLQMPVLDGLAVLRERRRRVDTSPGRHADTRIVVLTTFGEDDNVFAALRLGASGFVLKDAAPRELRDAVRTVAAGEALLSPGVTRRVIERLADTSVAPEAAARLDVLTDRERDVLALVGRGMSNQEIGAALHLSPATARTHVGRLLAKLAARDRVGLVVIAYETGLVRPGAQD from the coding sequence ATGATCGGCGTCCTACTGGTCGACGACCAGCCCCTGGTCCGCGCGGGCGTGCGATCGCTGCTGGAGCGCGACGGCGACATCGAGGTGGTGGGCGAGTCCGCGGAGGGCCGCACGGCGCTCGCCGACATGGACCGGCTGCGCCCGGACGTGGTCCTGCTGGACCTGCAGATGCCGGTGCTGGACGGGCTGGCGGTCCTCAGGGAGCGTCGGCGACGGGTCGACACGTCGCCAGGTCGACACGCCGACACCAGGATCGTCGTCCTGACCACTTTCGGGGAGGACGACAACGTGTTCGCCGCGCTGCGCCTGGGCGCGTCCGGATTCGTCCTCAAGGACGCGGCGCCGCGGGAGCTGCGCGACGCGGTCCGCACGGTGGCGGCCGGTGAGGCCCTGCTGTCGCCCGGCGTCACCCGGCGGGTGATCGAACGCCTCGCGGACACGTCGGTCGCCCCGGAGGCGGCCGCGCGGCTGGACGTGCTCACCGACCGCGAGCGCGACGTCCTGGCCCTGGTCGGCCGCGGCATGTCCAACCAGGAGATCGGTGCGGCCCTGCACCTGAGCCCGGCGACCGCGCGCACCCACGTCGGCCGACTGCTGGCCAAGCTCGCGGCACGCGACCGCGTCGGCCTCGTGGTGATCGCCTATGAGACCGGCCTGGTCCGTCCGGGCGCACAGGACTGA
- a CDS encoding anti-sigma factor, with translation MTSHPDVEALAFYAEDLLDPDEKRTVAAHIDSCATCAATLDELAGVTRVLSEVPVPELPGDVADLIDQRLAKAARGPAAASAQAGTRAAGTKADVRAASGDGSSDDGVSDLAPVTPIPRRRRTFGLPHLLIAAAAAVFVVGGGAAVITDALQPSVESAGAGSASDAPLKAPEEEALQDMGQSYRPVVLASETVYSESGLADQAGEVLDLSAEADGDEDGDLAAQSEEGPALQGVQECAARLGEALGTRVTLVDDAFYGTGSERAWVLYAPTDDDRVDVYVLDPRCVQEDEITRSVLAETTVDAR, from the coding sequence GTGACGTCCCACCCTGACGTGGAGGCACTCGCGTTCTACGCCGAGGATCTGCTGGATCCCGACGAGAAGCGCACGGTCGCCGCCCATATAGACTCCTGCGCCACCTGTGCGGCGACCCTGGACGAGCTCGCCGGGGTGACCCGCGTCCTGTCCGAGGTTCCGGTTCCGGAGCTTCCGGGAGACGTGGCCGACCTCATCGACCAGCGTCTGGCCAAGGCCGCCCGCGGACCCGCGGCCGCTTCGGCCCAGGCCGGCACCCGCGCGGCCGGCACCAAGGCCGACGTCCGCGCCGCTTCCGGTGACGGCTCATCCGACGACGGGGTCTCCGACCTCGCCCCGGTCACGCCGATCCCGCGTCGGCGGCGCACCTTCGGCCTCCCCCATCTGCTGATCGCTGCGGCCGCCGCCGTGTTCGTGGTCGGCGGCGGCGCGGCGGTCATCACCGACGCGCTCCAGCCCTCCGTGGAGAGCGCGGGCGCGGGCAGCGCGTCCGACGCACCGCTGAAGGCCCCGGAGGAGGAGGCGCTCCAGGACATGGGGCAGTCCTACCGCCCCGTCGTGCTGGCCAGCGAGACGGTCTACTCCGAGTCCGGGCTGGCCGACCAGGCAGGCGAGGTGCTGGACCTGTCCGCCGAGGCCGACGGTGACGAGGACGGCGACCTGGCGGCACAGTCCGAGGAGGGCCCGGCCCTGCAGGGCGTGCAGGAGTGCGCGGCACGCCTGGGCGAGGCCCTCGGCACCCGGGTCACGCTGGTCGACGACGCCTTCTACGGGACCGGCTCCGAACGCGCCTGGGTGCTGTACGCCCCCACCGACGACGACCGGGTCGACGTGTACGTCCTCGACCCGCGCTGCGTCCAGGAGGACGAGATCACGCGCAGCGTCCTGGCCGAGACGACCGTGGACGCCCGCTGA
- the sigM gene encoding RNA polymerase sigma factor SigM, protein MDAVHELPDRELLTRHSQGDDQAFAVLVRRHRERLWAVSIRMMGDREEASDALQDAFLSAFRAADRFRGEAQVSTWLHRIVVNACHDRLRRRKVRPATPTEDDTLDVLSNERLGRAGGGPDHAAQTEARLDVQAALDLLPLEQRLALTLVDMLGYRVEEAAQILDVASGTVKSRCARGRAKLLPSLAHLRNPQPPRDVTSERGGATPS, encoded by the coding sequence ATGGACGCGGTCCACGAGCTTCCTGACCGGGAACTCCTGACAAGGCACTCTCAGGGCGACGACCAGGCCTTCGCGGTCCTGGTGCGTCGGCACCGAGAGCGCCTCTGGGCTGTCTCGATCCGGATGATGGGCGACCGCGAGGAGGCGTCCGACGCCCTGCAGGACGCCTTCCTGTCCGCCTTCCGCGCCGCCGACCGGTTCCGCGGCGAGGCCCAGGTGAGCACGTGGCTGCACCGCATCGTGGTCAACGCGTGCCATGACCGCCTGCGCCGCCGGAAGGTCCGTCCGGCGACCCCCACCGAGGACGACACCCTCGACGTCCTGTCCAACGAGCGGCTCGGCCGCGCGGGCGGCGGGCCCGACCACGCCGCGCAGACCGAGGCCCGCCTGGACGTCCAGGCCGCCCTGGACCTGCTCCCCCTCGAACAGAGGCTGGCGCTCACTCTGGTCGACATGCTCGGCTACCGGGTCGAGGAGGCCGCCCAGATCCTCGACGTGGCGTCGGGCACGGTCAAGAGCAGATGTGCGCGAGGTCGCGCGAAACTTCTTCCCTCCCTGGCCCATCTAAGGAACCCTCAGCCCCCGCGAGACGTCACATCTGAGAGAGGAGGTGCCACCCCATCGTGA
- a CDS encoding protein kinase family protein, translated as MSTFLIEPGAKLANRYRLDHVVTETGGATRWKATDETLARPVAVWTFAEGFPRTSEVVRAARATSRIPDARVTQVFDADDTGPVPYVVEEWVIGSSLADLLAQGPMEPERAAGLVAEAAEAIAAAHAGGLTHLCLAPDKLMWSSGGAVKVIGIGVDAALMGTGAGNAPAIDAQGLGALLYAGLTGTWPGGPQSGLPPAPQGPAGTYPPGQVRPGLPEPLAGITTRAALPQLAGQMVPGPPITSPAELCAALAEVPRLIPLPVAPAESAPSPENGTSRRTGEFDATGSGARRSMRGSQAAAPRSEPQGSSRMDRRASRAQASPKRFLVGVLAVVLFVGVVAGAWTIGVSLRPQDENPTDPSAGSVDDTGDPAELTPIEIASSDGFDPMPKGDGSEHGDNARFAHDQDPSTDWSTEGYKDPLEMQKAGVGLKLDLGDSQEVHAVELTLPEADHQVEVRIGDSDAVNDEASLNENLPVAQEATVNGTQTIEIEGGATGKYVVIWFTRLPSDGGDWRGTIYEVEVLGA; from the coding sequence ATGAGCACCTTCCTGATCGAGCCCGGGGCTAAGCTGGCCAACCGCTACCGTCTCGACCACGTGGTGACCGAGACCGGCGGGGCGACCCGCTGGAAGGCCACCGACGAGACACTGGCCCGCCCCGTCGCGGTATGGACCTTCGCCGAGGGTTTCCCCCGCACGTCCGAGGTCGTCCGCGCCGCCCGCGCCACCAGCCGCATTCCCGACGCCCGCGTCACCCAGGTCTTCGACGCCGACGACACCGGCCCCGTCCCCTACGTGGTCGAGGAGTGGGTCATCGGCTCGTCCCTGGCCGACCTCCTCGCGCAGGGGCCGATGGAGCCCGAGCGCGCCGCCGGCCTCGTGGCCGAGGCCGCCGAGGCCATCGCGGCCGCCCACGCCGGCGGCCTCACCCACCTGTGCCTGGCTCCCGACAAGCTCATGTGGAGCAGCGGCGGAGCGGTCAAGGTCATCGGCATCGGTGTCGACGCCGCCCTCATGGGCACCGGCGCCGGCAACGCCCCCGCCATCGACGCCCAGGGACTGGGCGCACTGCTCTACGCCGGCCTGACCGGGACCTGGCCAGGAGGTCCGCAGTCCGGCCTGCCGCCGGCCCCCCAGGGCCCCGCCGGCACCTACCCCCCGGGCCAGGTCCGCCCGGGCCTGCCCGAGCCGCTGGCCGGCATCACGACCCGCGCTGCACTGCCGCAGCTGGCGGGGCAGATGGTGCCCGGCCCGCCGATCACCTCGCCCGCCGAGCTGTGCGCGGCACTGGCCGAGGTCCCCCGCCTCATCCCGCTCCCGGTGGCCCCGGCCGAGTCGGCGCCGTCCCCGGAGAACGGCACCTCGCGGCGCACCGGTGAGTTCGACGCCACCGGGTCCGGTGCCCGACGTTCCATGCGGGGTTCGCAGGCGGCGGCCCCGCGGTCCGAGCCCCAGGGCTCCTCGCGGATGGACCGCCGCGCCTCCCGTGCCCAGGCCTCGCCCAAGCGCTTCCTCGTCGGAGTGCTCGCGGTCGTGCTGTTCGTCGGCGTGGTCGCGGGCGCGTGGACCATCGGGGTGAGCCTGCGCCCCCAGGACGAGAACCCCACCGACCCCAGCGCGGGCTCCGTCGACGACACGGGGGACCCCGCCGAGCTCACGCCGATCGAGATCGCGTCCTCCGACGGGTTCGACCCGATGCCGAAGGGCGACGGTTCCGAGCACGGCGACAACGCGCGGTTCGCCCACGACCAGGACCCGTCCACCGACTGGAGCACCGAGGGCTACAAGGACCCGTTGGAGATGCAGAAGGCGGGTGTGGGACTCAAGCTGGACCTCGGTGACAGCCAGGAGGTCCACGCGGTCGAGCTGACCCTGCCCGAGGCCGACCACCAGGTGGAGGTCCGCATCGGCGACAGTGACGCCGTCAACGACGAGGCCTCGCTGAACGAGAACCTCCCCGTCGCGCAGGAGGCGACCGTCAACGGCACGCAGACCATCGAGATCGAGGGCGGCGCCACCGGGAAGTACGTGGTCATCTGGTTCACGCGGCTGCCGTCGGACGGCGGCGACTGGCGTGGGACGATCTACGAGGTCGAGGTGCTCGGCGCCTAG
- the murJ gene encoding murein biosynthesis integral membrane protein MurJ, translating into MPEDVLDDYERHDPEIAPETGLTTLRDPSEIGDLGTADRAGLEDGDEIGGSSHTAPGNIAKSSVIMAVGTIASRVTGFVRTIVLAAAIGTQLLGDAYQTAGMVPYMIYDLLIGGLLASVFVPFIVKRRKLDADGGDRTEQRLVTLMLLALFVITLAAVGLAEWFIRIYAGGFSGSQFEVSVILARFLVLQIFFIGASGLASAMLNARNRFGAPMWAPVLNNLVIIGICFWFLALAGPGRTPDTISGGELMLLGLGTALGQVVQAAVLVWALGAAGFRWRPRMDLRGSGLGEAAGAASWMMLYIVVAQVGALVSTNVATRAGSMAAELGFETGSGIAAYKFASMLFQLPYAIIAVSVITALLPRMSEHVAAGRKDQVRRDFSHGFRLSSVLIIPISVAMIVFAVPFCVMIYAQGSTSTEDAAAIGRILMVFCVMLIPFTLFQLQMRVFYALGDTRSPALVSIPSEIAHAATAIGLLFWMEPQHVVVWLPVPYGLYYIVGSIIMWRMLATRLNGLEGRRTLATLAKIHVATVPAALFGVAMIYVFRGLPGDLWPALASIVAGGAVGGVLFVVTAKFLNVTEVTSFLDLLKSRLRRR; encoded by the coding sequence ATGCCGGAGGACGTGCTCGACGACTACGAGCGCCATGATCCGGAGATCGCGCCCGAGACCGGTCTGACCACGCTCCGGGACCCGAGCGAGATCGGCGACCTGGGCACCGCCGACCGCGCCGGGCTGGAGGACGGCGACGAGATCGGCGGCAGCTCCCACACCGCCCCCGGCAACATCGCCAAGTCGAGCGTGATCATGGCGGTCGGCACGATCGCCTCGCGTGTGACGGGCTTCGTCCGGACGATCGTCCTGGCCGCGGCGATCGGGACGCAGCTGCTCGGCGACGCGTACCAGACCGCGGGCATGGTCCCGTACATGATCTACGACCTGCTCATCGGCGGGTTGTTGGCCAGCGTGTTCGTGCCCTTCATCGTCAAGCGTCGCAAGCTGGACGCCGACGGCGGCGACAGGACCGAGCAGCGCCTGGTCACGCTGATGCTGCTGGCCCTGTTCGTCATCACCCTGGCGGCGGTCGGCCTCGCGGAGTGGTTCATCCGCATCTACGCGGGCGGGTTCTCGGGCAGCCAGTTCGAGGTCTCGGTCATCCTCGCCCGGTTCCTGGTGCTGCAGATCTTCTTCATCGGCGCCAGCGGCCTGGCGAGCGCGATGCTCAACGCGCGCAACAGGTTCGGGGCGCCCATGTGGGCGCCGGTACTGAACAACCTGGTCATCATCGGGATCTGCTTCTGGTTCCTGGCCCTGGCCGGGCCGGGGCGCACTCCCGACACGATCAGCGGCGGCGAGCTGATGCTCCTGGGCCTGGGCACGGCCCTGGGCCAGGTCGTGCAGGCGGCGGTGCTGGTGTGGGCGCTGGGGGCGGCGGGCTTCCGCTGGCGTCCGCGCATGGACCTGCGCGGTTCGGGCCTGGGCGAGGCGGCCGGGGCCGCTTCGTGGATGATGCTCTACATCGTCGTCGCGCAGGTGGGCGCGCTCGTCTCCACCAACGTGGCGACCCGCGCCGGGTCGATGGCGGCCGAACTCGGCTTCGAGACCGGCTCGGGGATCGCGGCGTACAAGTTCGCGTCGATGCTCTTCCAGCTGCCGTACGCGATCATCGCGGTCTCGGTGATCACGGCCCTGCTGCCGCGGATGAGCGAGCACGTGGCCGCGGGCCGCAAGGACCAGGTGCGCCGTGACTTCTCACACGGATTCCGGCTGTCCTCGGTGCTGATCATCCCCATCTCGGTGGCGATGATCGTCTTCGCGGTCCCGTTCTGCGTGATGATCTACGCGCAGGGCAGCACGAGCACGGAGGACGCGGCCGCGATCGGCCGCATCCTCATGGTCTTCTGCGTGATGCTCATCCCGTTCACGCTCTTCCAGCTGCAGATGCGCGTGTTCTACGCGCTGGGCGACACCCGCTCGCCCGCCCTGGTGTCGATCCCCTCGGAGATCGCGCACGCGGCCACCGCGATCGGCCTGCTGTTCTGGATGGAGCCGCAGCACGTCGTGGTGTGGCTGCCGGTGCCGTACGGCCTGTACTACATCGTGGGCTCGATCATCATGTGGCGCATGCTGGCCACGCGGCTCAACGGCCTGGAGGGGCGCCGGACTCTGGCCACCCTCGCCAAGATCCACGTCGCGACCGTTCCCGCGGCCCTGTTCGGTGTGGCGATGATCTACGTGTTCCGGGGCCTGCCCGGCGACCTGTGGCCCGCGCTCGCATCGATCGTGGCCGGTGGTGCCGTCGGTGGCGTACTGTTCGTGGTTACCGCAAAGTTCCTCAATGTGACAGAAGTCACATCATTCCTCGATTTGCTCAAGTCCCGGCTGCGACGGCGCTGA
- the murJ gene encoding murein biosynthesis integral membrane protein MurJ, with protein MVTDSPNGGGHPADRSPQYPHRDAEGPLPGDGPIRPTGGPTASFEEGELPEPEPSRSDGGSGDGPADGSGDGSGSGSGGMMRSSAIMAVGTMASRITGFARTIVIGAAIGTHLLGDAYNTAHTIPFILNDLLIGGLMASVIVPFLVKRRKRDADGGKATEDRLVTTTLLALLLLTTVAVLAAEFLILMYGSRFTDAQFDDSVFLARYLMTQIFFVGMSGLLSAMLNTRGKFGAAVWAPVLNNLVIMGVGGMFLWAAGPGQEPPVDDSYLTLLGAGTAAGMALQALVLFVALSRTGYRWRPRLDLRGSGLGEALRTAGWMMLYTLLTQAGLWITTNIANAANVAGIEQGREVGAGITAYNLAYQLFQLPYAIIAVSLITVLLPRMSAHAEDRDWGAVRSDFSRTLRISAFVLVPMAFAIAMYAVPISVLAFARGSISVADAANIGQILAVMALGLVPFTVFQLMLRVFFAMGDTRTPSLIAIANLAVHSALALTAYLLLPPDRVVVGVAAGFMFSFLSGLVIAGNVLSRRLGGLDGKHVIGTLLRLHLAVVPSIAAGLGVSWLFDAYVGPGLASYIGAPAVGCTLGALLFLGCARLLRVPELTAAVELIRGRLRR; from the coding sequence GTGGTCACCGACTCCCCGAACGGCGGCGGACACCCCGCCGACCGTTCCCCCCAGTACCCGCACCGCGACGCCGAGGGACCGCTGCCCGGCGACGGCCCGATCCGGCCGACCGGCGGTCCCACGGCCTCCTTCGAGGAGGGCGAGCTGCCCGAGCCGGAGCCGTCCCGCTCCGACGGCGGTTCCGGTGACGGACCGGCCGACGGTTCGGGTGACGGATCGGGGTCGGGCTCCGGCGGGATGATGCGCTCCAGCGCCATCATGGCGGTCGGCACCATGGCCTCCCGGATCACCGGCTTCGCCCGCACCATCGTGATCGGCGCCGCCATCGGCACCCACCTGCTCGGTGACGCCTACAACACCGCGCACACGATCCCGTTCATCCTCAACGACCTGCTCATCGGCGGCCTGATGGCGAGCGTCATCGTGCCGTTCCTGGTCAAGCGCCGCAAGCGCGACGCCGACGGCGGCAAGGCCACCGAGGACCGGCTGGTCACCACCACGCTGCTGGCACTGCTGCTCCTGACGACGGTCGCGGTCCTGGCCGCCGAGTTCCTGATCCTGATGTACGGGTCCCGGTTCACCGACGCGCAGTTCGACGACTCGGTGTTCCTGGCGCGCTACCTCATGACCCAGATCTTCTTCGTGGGCATGAGCGGCCTGCTCAGCGCCATGCTCAACACCCGCGGCAAGTTCGGTGCGGCGGTCTGGGCCCCCGTGCTCAACAACCTGGTCATCATGGGCGTGGGCGGGATGTTCCTGTGGGCGGCCGGCCCCGGCCAGGAGCCCCCCGTCGACGACTCCTACCTGACCCTGCTGGGCGCGGGCACCGCCGCCGGCATGGCCCTGCAGGCCCTCGTCCTGTTCGTCGCCCTCAGCCGCACCGGCTACCGGTGGCGTCCCCGCCTGGACCTGCGCGGCAGCGGCCTGGGCGAGGCGCTGCGCACCGCCGGCTGGATGATGCTCTACACCCTGCTGACCCAGGCGGGCCTGTGGATCACCACCAACATCGCCAACGCCGCCAACGTGGCCGGGATCGAGCAGGGGCGCGAGGTCGGTGCGGGCATCACCGCCTACAACCTCGCCTACCAGCTCTTCCAGCTGCCGTACGCGATCATCGCGGTCTCGCTCATCACCGTGCTCCTGCCCCGGATGAGCGCACACGCCGAGGACAGGGACTGGGGCGCGGTCCGCTCGGACTTCTCCCGCACCCTGCGCATCTCGGCGTTCGTTCTGGTGCCGATGGCGTTCGCGATCGCGATGTACGCGGTCCCGATCTCCGTGCTGGCCTTCGCCCGCGGGTCGATCTCCGTGGCCGACGCGGCCAACATCGGCCAGATCCTCGCGGTCATGGCCCTGGGCCTGGTCCCGTTCACGGTCTTCCAGCTCATGCTGCGTGTGTTCTTCGCCATGGGCGACACCCGCACCCCATCGCTCATCGCCATCGCCAACCTGGCCGTTCACAGCGCGCTGGCCCTGACCGCCTACCTGCTCCTGCCGCCGGACCGGGTGGTCGTGGGCGTGGCCGCCGGCTTCATGTTCTCGTTCCTGAGCGGCCTCGTCATCGCCGGGAACGTGCTGAGCCGACGCCTCGGAGGGCTTGACGGCAAGCACGTCATTGGCACATTGTTGCGCCTGCACCTGGCCGTCGTTCCGAGCATCGCGGCCGGCCTCGGTGTGTCCTGGCTCTTCGACGCCTACGTCGGGCCCGGACTGGCCAGCTACATCGGTGCGCCCGCCGTCGGCTGCACGCTCGGCGCACTGCTCTTCCTCGGATGCGCGCGCCTGCTGCGCGTACCCGAGCTCACCGCCGCCGTGGAACTGATCCGCGGCCGGCTGCGTCGTTGA